The following proteins are encoded in a genomic region of Brachypodium distachyon strain Bd21 chromosome 1, Brachypodium_distachyon_v3.0, whole genome shotgun sequence:
- the LOC100841110 gene encoding pentatricopeptide repeat-containing protein At5g48730, chloroplastic, with amino-acid sequence MAAAPVASPFPALPSFNSSTRRCHRRVSPPPPAAASSPEQQRARGVAADAGESRRRRREEEKTEAQADEFERQRKEEVNRKIASRKALSIILRRDATKAVLDKREPGKGTRRLLPRTVLEALHERIAALRWESALKVFELMRDQVWYRPYVGIYIKLITMLGKCKQPGKAHELFQAMVDEGCAPNLESYTALVSAYSRSGSFDRAFSLLDRMKATPGCRPDVQTYSILIKSCLHAYDFDKVKDLLADMACGGIRPNTVTYNTLVDAYGKAGRFAEMESTLLEMLSEKCKPDVWTMNSTLRAFGSSGQIEMMESCYEKFQASGISPNIKTYNILLDSYGKAKMYEKMGAVMEYMQKYYYSWTIVTYNVVIDAFGRAGDLEQMEYIFRLMKSDRIKPNCVTLCSLIRAYGRADQVKKIETVLRIIENSDTTLDIVFFNCLVDAYGRVGCLAEMWDVLNMMKLERVSPDKVTCTTMIKWFLVKGIDDHRVQHLRDLKDGLSTDNK; translated from the exons atggccgccgcgccggtggCCTCCCCCTTCCCCGCGCTCCCCTCCTTCAACTCGTCCACGCGCCGTTGCCACAGACGCGTgtcgccaccaccaccagcagccgCCTCGTCGCCCGAGCAGCAGCGCGCCAGGGGCGTGGCGGCCGACGCGGGGgagagtcggcggcggcggcgggaggaggagaagacggAGGCCCAGGCGGATGAGTTCGAGAGGCAGCGGAAGGAGGAGGTGAACCGCAAGATCGCCTCCCGGAAGGCGCTCTCCATCATCCTCCGGCGCGACGCCACCAAGGCCGTCCTCGACAAGCGCGAGCCCGGCAAGGGcacccgccgcctcctcccccgcaCCGTCCTCGAGGCCCTCCACGAGCGCATCGCCGCCCTCCGGTGGGAATCCGCCCTCAAG GTGTTCGAGCTAATGCGGGACCAGGTGTGGTACAGGCCGTACGTCGGTATATACATCAAGCTCATCACCATGCTTGGCAAGTGCAAGCAGCCAGGGAAGGCGCACGAGCTCTTCCAGGCCATGGTCGACGAAGGCTGCGCCCCCAACCTTGAGTCATACACGGCCCTCGTCTCCGCTTACAGCAGGAGCGGCAGCTTCGACAGGGCTTTCTCCTTGCTTGATCGGATGAAGGCCACCCCTGGGTGCCGGCCTGATGTCCAGACATATTCGATCCTCATTAAGTCTTGCTTGCATGCCTATGATTTCGACAAGGTGAAGGATCTGCTAGCGGATATGGCGTGTGGGGGTATCCGCCCAAACACCGTGACTTACAATACTCTGGTTGATGCTTATGGGAAAGCAGGAAG GTTTGCTGAGATGGAGTCAACTCTTCTTGAGATGTTGTCTGAAAAGTGCAAGCCTGATGTATGGACAATGAATTCTACTCTGAGAGCTTTCGGTAGCAGTGGTCAGATTGAGATGATGGAAAGCTGCTACGAGAAGTTCCAGGCATCTGGTATCTCCCCAAACATTAAGACCTACAACATTTTACTTGATTCATATGGTAAAGCTAAAATGTATGAGAAGATGGGTGCTGTGATGGAGTACATGCAGAAGTATTACTATTCTTGGACAATAGTCACATACAACGTAGTTATTGATGCATTTGGAAGGGCCGGCGATCTTGAACAAATGGAATATATCTTTAGGTTGATGAAATCTGACCGTATAAAGCCTAACTGTGTTACCCTCTGTTCATTGATTAGAGCATATGGAAGGGCTGATCAAGTGAAGAAAATAGAAACTGTGTTAAGAATTATTGAGAATTCGGACACAACATTGGATATTGTGTTCTTCAACTGTTTGGTCGATGCATATGGGAGGGTGGGGTGCTTGGCAGAGATGTGGGATGTTCTCAATATGATGAAGTTAGAACGAGTAAGTCCAGACAAGGTAACCTGTACTACCATGATTAAATGGTTTCTTGTCAAAGGGATTGATGATCATCGTGTTCAGCACCTACGTGACCTAAAAGATGGTCTATCTACAGATAATAAGTAG
- the LOC100840504 gene encoding probable calcium-binding protein CML30 — MAPLLLLFLLGGLCAFFSLASAASRAASKKCGAGGRNCEQGKSLVEEEEEERAKAPERDREDADLGIVFSTFDHDGDGFITAGELEESLSRLGIAVSAAEAALMVARVDANRDGLIDIHEFRELYDSIPKKRTHNPSLPSSPVDAAAAEGAGDGDEDEEEEEEMDLREAFDVFDGNKDGLISAEELGTVLGSLGLRRPGPGGRRPAAAECRDMIRLVDSDGDGMVNFEEFKRMMTVVKA; from the coding sequence atgGCGCCTCTGCTcctgctcttcctcctcggcggcctctgcgccttcttctccctggcctcggcggcctcgcgcgccgccagcaagaagtgcggcgccggcggcagaaACTGCGAGCAGGGCAAGAGCCttgtggaggaggaagaagaagagagggccAAGGCGCCGGAGCGGGACCGGGAGGATGCGGACCTAGGGATCGTGTTCTCCACGTTCGaccacgacggcgacggcttcATCACGGCGGGGGAGCTGGAGGAGTCGCTCAGCCGCCTCGGCatcgccgtctccgccgccgaggccgcgcTCATGGTCGCCCGCGTCGACGCCAACCGCGACGGCCTCATCGACATCCACGAGTTCCGCGAGCTCTACGACTCCATCCCCAAGAAGCGCACCCACAACCCCTCGCTCCCTTCTTCTCCCGtggacgccgcggcggcggagggcgccggcgatggcgacgaagacgaagaggaagaggaggagatggaccTGAGGGAGGCCTTCGACGTGTTCGACGGCAACAAGGACGGGCTCATCTCCGCCGAGGAGCTCGGCACCGTGCTCGGCTCGCTCGGCCTGCGCCGGCCCGgccccggcggccgccgccccgccgccgccgagtgCCGCGACATGATCCGCCTCGTCGacagcgacggcgacggcatgGTCAACTTCGAGGAGTTCAAGCGCATGATGACCGTCGTCAAGGCATAG